GAGACAATGAGAGCGCCTGACCTCTCTGAAGGATCGTAATCTGCTCAGAGTCTTCTCTCGCTCCGTGTCCACCCACTCtttcctcttctgctcctcctctttcctcttctctcgtTTCTGCAGACgacaacagagggagacagtgagaggtattagagacacagagagagagagagagagagagagagggagacagagagacagagagagagagagagacacaggagCATCTCTGTGGGTTGTCCGGTTGCCATGGTGACGTACCAGGTGGATCTGATGATGCTGGTTGAAGAGTATGGAGCTCTGCTTAGCTGGCAGCTGCTTCTGCTCGTGGGCCTCCATGCACTGatcctaaaaacacacacgcaaacattaattcatatttgtatactcaaaaaaaaaaaaaacacaattccagtttgacgcgcacacacacagtcagaaatGAGTCGGTGTTTTGGCCAAATCCGTCCTTCAAAAGTTCAGCAAATGCCAGGGAAAGTCAGAACGAGGGGCCAAATAACACCTCAGCTAATTACTGCATTCACTGCATTAAATATTGACGCATGTGATTATTGTTCTCTGTAGATAATTCGGTGGAGCCTCTAGCTAGAGGACTCGCTTTGTTCTGAgcaatgaaatgatttttaatcaCACAAATGAGCATTCAGCCAGCAAAAGGAGCCAACTGCACCAACTGTGATTAAATTACTCTGcaagctaaaaataaaacaatatggtGAGAACTATTTAAAAAACTCGGCACTTGCGGACGTGAAGGGGATAGAGAGTGAGGAACAATCATTAATATTTCCAGGCTGCTATATACGCTCACCCACGAAAAAGGCGCAACAAGACACTAAAGATCATTTTTGAAGGGGCGGAGAACGTCTTCCGAAAATAAATTAACGCTGATGGTACTCGCCCACACCTTTTTGTTGCGGAGATAAGCTCGCCGGGCACAGATGTTGCCTCTCTTGGTCTCCAAGGTCTGTAGGCGTCTTTTGAGCTGACTGACAGCCGGAGAGTCGGCTTGGTGAATACCTGTGTGGACCatgctctgcagctcctccggATCCTCGCAAACATCGTAGtacaccacctcctccttcagttctaaaacacaaatacagttcAATCATTGAAGCTCCCTGTTACCGGAGCAAAAAAGGTAGAAATTCTTATCGCATGACAGATGACACTTTGAAAATGAACCACAGTGTCTCAAAGATGTAAGATATAAACTTTGTACACCCGCGTCAGACAAACAAGTGAAGGAGAGCAGGGGGTGTTTGAGGTCAACCATAGATGTTATGCAGGTTGAATCATCCATGCactgattattttctgttttggacATGATGTCAACAGGAAAACTACTTTTCTTTATCAGGTCACTACTGTAGATATAAGGGGTTAAGAGGAGCCTGATTAACGCAGGTctccatgaaaaaaaatattcccgGGCCACTCGGTTGGGTTTTTGCATGACAATGACCACAGTCttggaaaatattgttttgcaGCAGAAGGAACTATGcctacatgcatacacaaaacCAGGTGATCAGCATATTGTGTCAGCTATGAGTGAGAAAGAGTGTGACAACGAGAAAAATGGGCATTAGAAAAGTCCTCGCCCACTGATGAgcattttaataacattataAGTTTGGTTATAAATTCAGCCGCCTCCTTTGTTTTGCAACATATTTTTCTCCGTCCTCCCACTTTCATTACTGAGCGACAACGGGTGGAGGCTTTTTAGCCGGAGAAATAAACTCGCAAGCAAGCCAACGTAAGAATATACGCAGCCAGAGACACCACAGACTCAGACAGGTAGACACACAGCATGTACAGACACAGCGCTTGGAAGCAAACATCGCATGTCTCAGGAGGAGCAATTAGGGAAATATTTACATGAACAAAATATCTCCCCGAAGTAAACTCAGCACACAAGACATGGAGTGACCAGAAAAACAGATTATAAGGTAATCCAATACAGCAGTCAGCAAGGCTGTTGATTCAGCTGTATGTTAAGTGAAGTATAGTGTTATATTCATATCATTATAGTTATATTTAAGGAGTGGCTAGTATTTCTGCTTAAATGGAGATATATTTTGCAACGTACAgcttaaaaatcacaaaaagtcaacaacacatgaaagcatttttaaaaagggccagttcacaaaattaaaactgaaaaactatAAAGTGGAAAATAGActaactaatgtttttttttcaacctttGTGCCGTGAGCCAGAGATACAGCGTGAGGTGAAAGGAACAGGTAAATAATGAGAAATCGTCATCCTACATTGGTCCGCTCATTTGGTCCAACCAAAAGTCTGTGAAACACAGCTCATGGAAGCAATTAAGGAACTTTAAAACCCTTAGTGCCTGATTGCCAAATCTTGAATCTAACACTTTCCCGAGATATCATTATCTCTGATGTCCACGGTGAATAAACGGCCTTGAAACTGCTGTTCTTGTAACTAGAACTCGACTGAGAATTTTTAACGTTTCTTTAGTACCAAAGTAATCTAGTGATAGTTGTCTAGGTACACTGCAAATAGGAACTTCTAATAGCTGATACAACATACTTCTAATGGTGccaaaatgtgaacaaatgCATGTGGGAGATGTTTTATACATCTTTAAATCAATGCGTGTTTTACAGGTGGGCTGTACAAGGACATcactgtcatttcattttttccacagTGCTACCTGTCGCATATAATCTACCTTTAATCTGTCGTCGCACTGTGTCTATCTGAGCCATCAGCAGCTGCTCCTCGTTCTTCAGGATCTCGAACTTGCTGTCGTACAGTTCTAGTTGGGTTTCGTAGAACTGCATCTCCAGCTGATCCACTGTGTCCTGCTGCTGGACGTCCTCGGACACGGACCTCGAATCGGTCCTCTGGCTCTTGACTTTGCCGGACAGGTTGCCCAACTgtgccacaacaacaacaaaaaaaagacaaatataaagGGATCATACTTACAGCATACCGTATATTTTGACTGATTCAGCTGCTGCTTTCCTTTTATTTAGGTATGCAATTAACCTCAACTCACAGAGACTGAAAACTCTGAGCACGGATCTCTCACTGAGAGTTGGTGCGGCAGCTGCGagcaaaaactattttatttttaaaaaactcatCTCGCTGTGTTCAAAGACACCTTGAATGAACTAAATGTAAGAGTCGGCTGTCAAACTGAAAGATAGTTACTCAAGTTTTAATCTCTGCACGTTGATTTTTCACACTGTGATGAAATGAGCTGAAACCGAGAGATACCTGCGAGGTAAGACAGCAATGTTAAGTATGCGTGATATGTAGCCTATGAGCTGACGCGCTGTACAGTATGTCCTTAAACACTTTTACACAACTGTGACACCAGAGCTGTAAGGAGTGAACTGATTTTATATGCAGCTCGTTCCGAAAACACGCACGTTAAATGGAAAAAGGCATCGTGCTGTGACATCTGCAGGCTGCCTCCAAAGAGCCACAGAGTTATGTTGCCACCAGTGAAAGATTTTGCGTAGGTGTAGCTTACTGATCTCATTATAAACACTcttacttacacacacacacacacatacacacacacagccgtcTCTGTAAAGGCTCATGTTGTTTTCACAGTGGTAGCTACCGGCAGCATCGTGatacctgatttttttttatagagcgTAATCGGATGAATAATACAGCAACATGAAGGTGAAGGTGCTGAAGGTGTTCTCTTCCAAAAAGCTCAAATGCACAGCACGACACCCTACAGCAGCAAGTCACTGCAGCctggccccccccccccaaaaaaataaaatatgcatatcGACGGGACGTTTTGACTATGTATAAACACACCTACTCGCTTATTCATGCATGCAGGTTTTTGGGAGTGTATCAAGGGAATTCTCTGCGTTTTAGAGAGGCTTTATAAATAGATCAAAGGGCTATAGCAGCCAGAGTTTCACATCAGACTGGAATACCAAGTGAAAGATAAAATAGAGCAAGGAGGCACCGTGTCACATCTCTACAGGCTTACAACCACTACAAAGGCAGCGTTGGCCTTTGACGCCGGAAAATGAATCTGAATGGCAACTAAAGCCTCGCAACCGTGTCAGAGTCTGTTACAGCGCTATGGAATGTGCTGACTAATTGCAGAGCCACTGGAAATGCTGTGGTTTATGTTAATCTTAAAaatgtgagacacacacacacacaccctttgtctgatgccattttTCTTGCGGTTCAGGCACATCTCGGTAGCTCTCATGTGCTGCAGGGTTTCTTTGGCCAACAGGAAGCGTAGTTTCTCCAGTCTGGGAGCTGCAGACGCCCAGGCAGCCGCTCCAAAGCGACACTTATCCTCCTCCATCTGCTTTAACATACCTGAATATGAAATCAAGGGTCCGTTATGTCCACATCACACAAAGCACATGCATGTATTAATATGggtacaaaagacaaaaactataTGCAATCAATTTGAGGTCAAAGAATGTCGCAGACATGTGTTTTCCTTTAAATAAATTGTGGAGTGAATGTATccatataaaaatgtttctgtaagtCGTCTTCCCTCAAATCAAGGTGGCATCTACAAAATACCTGTgtgaaagatgttttaaatgaagacaGGAGAGCGATATCCTTGCTGACTGCCTGATTTTCCTCCGACCAACAACACTTTAAACTGCCTCATGCCACGGCGTGattatgtttttctctctataATTACTTGAAGTGGTTGAAGCGGGCTCATGGCAGATTACAAGTGtcataaatatgttgtttgtctcACTCTActatgtttcattttctgtgctgCCGGGGAATGacacattaaaaagtcattcattaattcattcagacacaaataagagaaataaacacagcGATGCATACCAGCCAGAGCCTTTGAAGTCTGTGCAAAGTAGGTGACAGTGATGTCCTGAATCGAGGCGACTGCGTCCTCCGCTTTCATTCTCCACTCCTCCGCCTCCTTCTCCAAAGCTTCAATTCTCTTAGGACCCAAGTCTTCAAACTCCAAAGACTTCTGCAGAGGACCACGGCAAGCAAAACAGTGGACAGCTTTATTACGGACACCACATCCACCCTCAAAAATATCAGCAACAGCTGCTAAACATATGTCTTTATTTACCAGGATCTCCATCTTGTAGAGGCAGGCCAGCTCTCTCATGTCCCTGAAAGGCTGGAGCAGATACTGGAAGAAGGTGGTGGCCACGGTGACGAGGTCCTGGTAGGACTCATCTTCGTCCTCGTAGATGCTGAGGAGTGCAACCATTCGATCTGCACCGCCAtgactctgcagcagctgtaaaTACGGAGGACGTAAAACACTGAGTCAACAGCATTACTGTTCATATCTCATATCGGAtttggaaaaaacacagaaatctgttTGTGCACACAACGTGATGGACAGACGATCAATGACTGAAATGCTGTTAGTTATACgggggaaatggaaaaaaaacctttttctaCGTGACGTGATGTGACGCACAAACTTTTCAGGGGGACAATATGACACGATATTAAATCTGGCGACCAGAAGATCTTTAATAATGCTGCATATTTATGGCATTTGTCTCTGGGCTTTAAAATCTCTCACCATGTTATCTTATTCACTTGTGTGAAAAGTAAACGCAGGGCTCTGTGTTTCAAATCACTTTATGTTAAAGGGCAGCAACAGATCAGCGCTGGTGGTGTTGCAACAGAGTCAAAGTCACAGTTTTGCTGTGTCACTGTAGGCCTGGAAGACTTGTAAACACTGTGTGGTGCTAATCCTGCAGGATGAcactgaaataaacatttaagcACTTTCTAGGCTCCTCGTGTGAGGGTTAGTCGTGGTGAACACAGGTATAAATACTGAAAGACTCATCTGATCCCCCTTCTCACCTGTCTCAGGTGACCTTTGGCCCTTGACATCTCCTCCTGCATGGTCTTCCTCTTGAACTCCTGCAGGTTTTCAAAGTACTCCTCGACGTCCCGCTCATCCTGCGTGAACAGCGTGTCCAGGACGATCTTTCTCCCGCAGATGTCGATGGCCGTGCTGAAATATTTCTCCAGTTTCCTGCACGGCGTGTCGAAGTCCCTCTCATCGTCGTCTTCCTGTCCCGATCTGCGATTCAGGAAGAGCAAGTCCCAAATGTTGCCGTCTTCAAACTCGGATAAATCCGGGAAACACGCCACCAGGATGTCCGCCACGCATGTGAACTGCTGGTGGATGTGTTTCAGGTCGTTAACGGAGAAAAGTCCAGCCCAGCTCATCTGCGGGTCGCCGCTAACGGCCACCGCAGCTTTGCGTGTCTGCCGCTGTAACGTCCGGTTGTGGCAGGTGACAGCGAACTTACACTCGATGACGTTCCACTGGACGATGAAACCCAGCTTGAACGACTCGGTCTCTTCAAATATGTTGCTCTTCACCGCCACCCATCCGTCCAGACTGTCCAGCCGCTCACACTCGACGTTATTCATCTTTTAAACACGCTGATGTTTCTCCTCGGCCTCCGACGAGCTGGCTCTGTTTACAACGTACGCCATTTGCGTGACGTAGCGGCGCCTTCACGGACCTCCAGAAACGTTCGGACGTTTAACCGAAACTTAACGGTTTTCCgttaaagtcataaaagacgtttaatttaattataataaatgatGACACGCGTGATTAAAGCGTCAACCCCGTAGTTGTGTGCAAATTATCTAgagtaaaatatcaaatataacaGCACTTGTGccagtcaagtcaactttattgtcaatgcaatgtttttttctattttatttcatttataccttattatttgtatcatggtcacttacttttgtaatattatttatattatggtcactactcttgcaataatatttattatttgtatcatggtcacttacttttctaatattatttatattatggtcactactcttgcaataatatttattatttgtatcatggtcacttacttttgtaatattatttatattatggtcactactcttgcaataatatttattatttgtatcatggtcacttacttttgtaatattatttatattatggtcactactcttgcaataatatttattatttgtatcatggtcacttacttttgtaatattatttatattatggtcactactcttgcaataatatttattatttgtatcatggtcacttacttttgtaatattatttatattatggtcactactcttgcaataatatttattatttgtatcatggtcactttctttgcaatatttcttacactatggtcactttacattacaatactctttttatatatcatgccacttttatcctcagtacttgtctgttttgaaggttgattgttttttgtgtttattgtgtaggttatagatatgtctgtctgtttattgtgtttttttttgccttttctacttttttctaactctgtagtgtatgctacactttcctctgctgcatttccccgtggtgggatgaataaggtatatttaatctaatctaatctaatctaatgctgctatatgtacaggacatacagagtatttaaatttcgtttccctcttatcccaaacagcataaacatgaaatataaaatataagtaaaagagattaattctaaaaatatatacaagctaaaagacatcaaTGTGGCACAGTGTAAACGGagttattagtataaatataagtatggtaatATGGACAGGACAGACAAGAGGCTGTCCTACTATTGATGTAAGGCAATTTCTGCCTAATGATCTAGTATTTTCCCCCGTTAAAGTAAAGCCATGATAAAGTGTTTGTCTATGATTTCAATCGCAGAGGTACAGAGAGGGCAGACAATACAATGCAGATAAGCGTTTAAATGTCTGAGTCTAGGAGTTTACGAGGAGCCGTGAAGGCACCATGATGTCCCTGGTTTTGTTTTCAACTTTGACCTTTGGATCACATGTTCGGGGATTTCCACCCTGTTTCCACCTCCAAACATTAAAGTAATGATGTAGAATAATGCTGAGTCTGAAAGTGGCACTAATTATACAGTTTCTAAACCAAACTCTGGCCTCTGATGTGTCCAAATTGTACGTTTTATTCAACAAATGATGAACTTCCCACATGGATGTTTGGCATGCCCATAAGCAATCTGAGCCCCATCTATTTCTGTCACAGTTTCTGGGTGAGGTTTGGACTGCTTTATAGGGTTGGCTCGTCGGGAGACCACTGTTGGCCTGAAATGGTTGCCTAGAACAGACTGAATTTTACTGAATTATCCAGGTAAATGTGTCATCAGCTTCTCCTTTACAATTAAGAACTGAATTAACAgattgttctttctttgttcaAGTATGAAGTGCAGTTTTGAGAACTCATTCTGTTGCTTTTTCTGCTCAGTTGATTTTTAGaatattgtttgttgttgttttataagGGCTGAATTAAATTGATATCAGAAATGTGAATCATAAATGTATTATCaacctctgtcctcctcacagTCTTTCTTCTCATGGACCTGTATGATATCAGAGGAGGCACACTGGATGTGATTAGAGAGGAATCTGAGCACCAGGAGTTAAGCAGAGAGTCCACCACCATGGAGCCCTACAGTGTGGtggcagacagaggagggagggcga
The Larimichthys crocea isolate SSNF chromosome VIII, L_crocea_2.0, whole genome shotgun sequence genome window above contains:
- the whamm gene encoding WASP homolog-associated protein with actin, membranes and microtubules is translated as MNNVECERLDSLDGWVAVKSNIFEETESFKLGFIVQWNVIECKFAVTCHNRTLQRQTRKAAVAVSGDPQMSWAGLFSVNDLKHIHQQFTCVADILVACFPDLSEFEDGNIWDLLFLNRRSGQEDDDERDFDTPCRKLEKYFSTAIDICGRKIVLDTLFTQDERDVEEYFENLQEFKRKTMQEEMSRAKGHLRQLLQSHGGADRMVALLSIYEDEDESYQDLVTVATTFFQYLLQPFRDMRELACLYKMEILKSLEFEDLGPKRIEALEKEAEEWRMKAEDAVASIQDITVTYFAQTSKALAGMLKQMEEDKCRFGAAAWASAAPRLEKLRFLLAKETLQHMRATEMCLNRKKNGIRQRLGNLSGKVKSQRTDSRSVSEDVQQQDTVDQLEMQFYETQLELYDSKFEILKNEEQLLMAQIDTVRRQIKELKEEVVYYDVCEDPEELQSMVHTGIHQADSPAVSQLKRRLQTLETKRGNICARRAYLRNKKDQCMEAHEQKQLPAKQSSILFNQHHQIHLKREKRKEEEQKRKEWVDTEREKTLSRLRSFREKRQGLYILKTPQSRMSLSEAQCPSQPLSIISLGPATASEGPSSIRPPAPRRNKTPKKQQPKDIPVQIYSAPPPPRTTITCPTAPPPPPPPPPPPPLPPPLPPAMPPPPVQASPSPEDTPMPLSEKEDPPFPAKNTLKQNIGTMDEVLASLQRGQIRLRKAPSPSTASPKMDPRSNLMSAIRQGVTLKKVVPARAEVPNSGDNELERSIKAAMMRMKKVSADSDEDERGDDETQSTDWDS